Proteins co-encoded in one Nicotiana sylvestris chromosome 7, ASM39365v2, whole genome shotgun sequence genomic window:
- the LOC138873736 gene encoding uncharacterized protein, which produces MLRAYVIDFGSSWDQFLPLVELAYNSSYQLSIQMDPYETLYGSQCRSLVGWFEPGEARLLGADLVRDALEKVKLIQERLHTTQFRQKSYADRRARDMRVDEVAYTLALPPSLSGVHPVFHVFMHRKYYGDPSHVLDFISMQLDNDLPYVE; this is translated from the exons ATGTTACGTGCCTATGTTATTGACTTCGGgagttcatgggatcagtttctaccgctcgtagaGTTAGCCTACAACAGCAGCTATCAGTTGAGCATCCAGATGGATCCTTACGAGACCTTATATGGGAGCCAATGTcgttctctagttggttggtttgagcctggggaggctaggttattgggcgCTGATTTGGTCcgtgatgctttggagaaggtgaagttgattcaggagcggcttcataCAACACAAtttaggcaaaagagttatgctgataggaggGCTCGTGATATG AGAGTGGATGAGGTGGCCTACACACTTGcattgccacccagcttatcagGAGTTCACCCGGTGTTCCATGTTTTCATGCACCGAAAGTATTATGGTGATCCAtcacatgtgttagatttcatcTCAATGCAATTGGACAATGATTTGCCATATGTTGAGTAG